TCTTGCGCTTTACTTTTACACGACATTGTAAATTTTTCCTTTGCATAACCCTCTGCACTGTTTTACGATTCACTTTTTTATTATAAATACGACCTAGTAAAGCAGTTATCTTGCGATGACCAAAACGATAGTGATACTTCAAGCAGAGTTGTTCAATTAGGTATTCAAGTTCTGTACTTGTGTTTTGAAACTTCGCTTTCCAGCGATAATACGTTGCTCGTGGTACAGCAAACAATTTTAGTATCTCCGTAATAGTAAACCGATCTTTAAAGCTCTCTACAACGTCAATTAGGCTCGATTTTTTCACCTCCTTTGAAATTCCTGATACTTTTTTAGGACTTCTATCTGCAACTCTAATTGACGAATTCTCAGGTCTTTGGTAGCTATCTCGTCTAGCTGATCTTGTCCGTATTTTCCATACATATATTGTTTGCCTACCTGTTGAGCAAACCGATACGTTTCTCCATTACGAAACCACTTCATCCATGTCTTTATCTGAGATTTATCCTTGATACCAAGTTCATCCATAATCTGTTTATTCGTATAACCCTCTTGCTTCATCTTTACGACTTGCCACTTCACCTCTTCTGGATAAGAAACTCTTGTACCCATGAAAGAAGCACCTCCCATCAAATCATATTGTTTAATACGATTCAGGAGGTGCTTTTTCCTTGTCTCAATTTACTGGGTCACTTCACCTTGTAGCCCGGTTTTTTTTGTGTTTATAAGTGAAATTATTCACAAAGTATGATTTCATCCTCCTTCATGGGTTGTAGATAAAGATCATCCTGTTTATCTGATAAAGTACCTCTCACAGTGGAGGAAAAGATTTTGGGTTTTTCTTACAATAAGAGCAAGAAAAGTAAAGCGGGGAAGGCTGATGCTTATAACAAAAAAACTAAACACATGGGAGATCGTGCTGGACGGCGAGACGTTATTTGTGGAAAAAGATTCAGAGCGCTTAACACATGATGAGATGGTTGAACTTGCGGCTGAGTTACACATTTTGTATCAATATGTCCACATTAATCATTGTTTCATTACGTACCGTCATAGTGTGAACTTGGAAGATGAGGATGAACACACACGATCAAACTGGCATGTATTAATAGCCGGTTTGCATTCCAGTTTAGCTTTGATGCCTATCCTCCTGATACCTTTTTTTGTCTCTACATTTCGAAAGGAGGAAGTACCGTAATGATAAAAGGAAAAGGGATAAAGATTATATCCATCCTATCTGTATTGGTCTCCTCCGTAGCTGTGAGTTTAAGCTTTGCTGGGATTGATGTAAAGAATCAGTTAAGTACCTGGTACAACCAGAAGATGAGGGCATCGAGTAACACAATTGAAGAAACAACTGACTCTTATAAGCAGAATAGTAATAACAAAGTGGTAGAAGAAGCAAAGTTCAAAACTGATAAAGCCCTTTTCTTGCTGGAACAAGAAATGATTCAAGTGTCCAAAACAGGAGAAAAATCAATTGATGAGTACGTAGACCGTCAGAAAACACGATTGAATCAAAAACAAAACATATTAGAACAGCAAGAATTACCTACGGAGTTCAAACAATTTGTACAACAATCCAATGAGAACATCAATGAAGAACTAGATAAAGAAACAATTGATTTCCTTCATAAATTTACTTCAGAACAACAGGTGTTTGACAAATAGAAGGGCATTGTTTCCTTAAATCCCCTTTAAAAAAAGACAGGAGATGAAGAGGTTGAAAAAAGTAAAAAGTAAAATCGTGATTGGTGTGTTAGCAGTTGGTCTGATTGGTAGCTTAGGTACTGCATTTGCGGCCGTTGATGTAGGTGGCCAGCTTAAAAATTGGTATGATAAACAATTCGCTGCTTCAGCATCGTCTATTACGAAAGAAGCGGTTAATTACGGAAACGAGAAAAAGGCAATTACAGAAGGTGAGATTAATAAGCTAAAGAATCAGGTTGCTGACCGTGTTAAGCAAGCGGGTAGCGAGGAAGCAAATCGTGCCGTCGCTTCAGTAACAGCTGCTAAAAACGATTATTTGAATGCTTTGAGAGGCAAAACGAACGAAATCAAGGGCAATATGCAGAACCAATACAACCAGAAGGTAGAGGGATTAAAGCAGGAAATTAACAAAGCAGCCAATCATACAAAAGTCAATTCGATCGTCGATCTTACAAATAAAGTGAACCACGCTGGAGAAGCAGGAAAACAAGAAGTAAGAACAAACGTTACTAGTGCACAAGACAAAGCAAAGCAAGAACTAACCAGTGCGATTAACGATGCTAAGAATACGATTAATGGTTTGATTCGCGAGAAAGAAGCTAGCTCTAAAGAGGAAACAAAACGCTTTATTGACGAAAAAGTTGCTGAAATCCAAAAAGTAGTTGACGAATCCGCTAAATTATTGGAGAAACAAGTGAAGGATGCTATTAAAGATACAGGTGCTAAGGCTGAAAAGGATGCAAAGAATAGCTTGGATCAACTAGTAGCCGATCAATTTAAATAAAAAACTATTATCATACATTGTCAGAGCTTCTGTTGTAAGCTCTGACAATGCCCATTAAGGGGGAAAAGATGTGTTAAGTAGATCGAAAAGAGAAAAGCAGCGACGTAATAAGGTGCGAAAACGAATTTTCCTTGGATTTGTTTCTTTAAGCATGTGTTTTGGTCTAACGATGGGTGTTGCCTATGCTGATGTGGATGTTACGCAATTATTACAAGGATGGTATACACAAAGTGCCGAGACAGCCAAGCAATCGGTAACTGATGCCCTAAAAACGGAGACGCAAGTACAAAAGGAGCGCTTGAAGGCAGAAATCCAACGAAAACTTCTAGAATCGGCTGAAGATTTAAAGCAATTTACTGTGGAAGAAAAAGCAGCACGACTTACATCTTTAGCAGATTATTCCGGTACCCTAATCGATAATTTGGATATCTCCAATGAAAAGGATAAACGGCAAGTAGAAAGAAAAATGGATGCCATTCTAAGTAGCGCTAAACATGCAATGAAGGACCTGGCGGACAGTTATGAAGCTCCTTCCCTGGAGTTTATTCCAACTCCACCCCCACCACCTGTAAAGGGAGGCACGCCGGTTCCAACGCCAGAAGTACCACCCGTATCTGTACCAAACCCAAGCGAGCCGCACCAGCCAGCACCAGTGCCAAATCCAAGCGAGCCGCAACAGCCAGCACCAGTGCCAAATCCAAGCGAGCCGCAACAGCCGGCACCAGTACCAAACCCAAGCGAGCCGCAACAGCCAGCACCAGTGCCAAATCCAAGCGAGCCACAACAGCCGGCACCAGTGCCAAACCCAAGCGAGCCGCAACAGCCAGCACCAGTGCCAAACCCAAGCGAGCCGCACCAGCCGGCACCAGTGCCAAACCCAAGCGAGCCGCACCAGCCGGCACCAGCACCAAACCCGAGCGAATCGCACCAGCCGGCACCAGCACCAAACCCGAGCGAATCGCAACAGCCGGCATCTGAACAACATCAGGAAATGCCACCAGATGAGAAGCCAATCCTAACTGTAGAGGGACCTGATCCAAGAGAGAGTCAGGAGCGCCCAGCAGATATTCCAGACCCAACAAACACAGCGCAAGAACCACTTTCAACACCATGATCTATTCATAATGAGAAAACTACAACTCTATAAGAAAAAGGTGTTAAGGATGGAAATGATAAAACTAAAAACAAAAGAAAATGATGCCACACCTAACCAACCTAAAAAGTCATTCCAATCTGAGCTTTTCAGTTGGCTACGTTTTTTTCTGGTATTAGCAGTCGGTTACTTTCTTATGATAAATAGCATTGGTCTTACAAGGGTAGTTGGTCATTCGATGGATCCTACCATGCAGGATGGAAGTATCGTCCTGTTGAATAAAATTCCGACTCATTTTGCAAAGCCAGCTTTTGGTGATGTAGTGGTTATTCACGAGGAAGCGAAGGGGTACGAAATCATAAAAAGAATTATTGGTTTGCCTGGTGATACGGTGAAAATTGAAAAAGGAGTCGTCTATGTGAATGATAGCCCTCTGCCAGAACTATATACGCAAGGCGTATCGGAGGATATAGCTCTACTTACAATTTCTCAGGATCACATGTTTGTGTTAGGAGATAATCGAACATTGGGTGAAAGTATGGATAGCCGTGATCCTAGCATTGGTCAAATACCTATTACAGATATTAAGGGTTATGTTTCCTTATCGCTGTTTCCCTTTTATCAAGTAGCTAAGCCTTTAGAATTGTAAAAGAATATAACACACTGTTTTGAAGTATCGATAACGAATACTTGTAGAATCCAGCCTTTGGCATAAGGCTGGATTTTTCTTTTCTTAAACATAATAGTAGCTTGGGCTAGCTATACTAAGAAAGCTAGTCCATTCCCCAATCCTGATATCTATATGGCGATAAATGAGTAAAATATTTTGTTTACATCACCCAATTTTTTATAAATAGATTGATAGAAGTAGAAGGAAATCAAGCTTTATTTAATCAGTTTTAGAAAAGATGGCATGGGCTAGACATAGTTTATTCACAAATAAACACTAGCTACAAATTCGACAAAAATTCGCCCTGCATTGTTCACAACATAACGATAGTTTTTAACATAAATGTTGAGTATGTGTGATAAAATTCACACTGTAAGAGAATGATTTATGGTATGAGGGGGGAGTACGATTGGATCTGGATAGCACTATGTTAGCCCGAATACTAACATCCGTGACACTGGGGTTTCATATTATTTTTGCTTCAATGGGTGTAGGTATTCCTTTGGTTATCTCTATTGCCGAGTTTATTGGAATTCGTAAAAAAGACAAAGCTTATCTATTAATGGCACGCCGTTGGACACGAGGATTCACTGTGACAGTAGCAGTTGGGGTAGTGACAGGAACCTGTATCGGGTTACAATTAAGTCTTTTGTGGCCATCATTTATGAAATTGGCCGGAGAGGTAATAGCATTACCGCTGTTTTTAGAAACGTTTATGTTCTTCTTTGAAGCAATTTTCTTAGGCATTTATATTTATACATGGGACCGATTTAAGAATCCGTATCTTCACTGGCTTATCTCTATTCCAGTGATAATTGGTTCCACTGGTTCTGCTTTCTTCATTATGACAGTGAATGCTTTTATGAATACGCCGCAGGGCTTCACCCTAGTGGATGGAGTACTGCGTGATATTCAACCGATGGTAGCGATGTTTAATCCAGCTACACCTTCTAAGGTGGGGCATATGGTCTTTGCTGCTTATGCCACTAGTGCCTATGTGATGGCTGCAATCGCTGCCCTAAGCATGCTAAAGGGGAAGACGCATTCCTATCACAAAAAGGCACTTAACCTGTCACTGACACTTGCGTTTATCTTTTCCATGGGGACTGCTGTGTGGGGAGATATCGCTGGTAAATTCCTAGCCGAGTATCAACCTGCGAAGCTAGCGGCAGCAGAATGGCATTTTGAAACCACTGACAAGGCAGAATTTGTGTTTGGTGGTGTTTTGGATAAAGAAAAGCAAGAGGTTAAGTATGCAATTAAGGTACCCTATGCCTTGAGTATTTTAGCGACTAATTCCCCAAATGGCGTAGTGGTAGGGTTAAATGACATTCCCCGCGATGAATGGCCTCCACTGTTTATTCATTATCTGTTTGATAGTATGGCAACCATTGGCGGATATATGGCATTAGTTCCAGTGCTTTACTTCTTGATTGTAAAAGTACGGAAGCGAGTACCACCTAAATGGATTTTGTGGGCTTCTGCTCTTGGAGCTCCACTCGGATTTTTAGCGATTGAATTTGGCTGGATGTTTGCGGAGATTGGTAGACAACCTTGGATATTAAATGGTTATTTACGAACGATGCATGCAGCGACGACGGCAAATAATGTCGGTGAAATGCTCATTCTTTTCTGCTTGCTGTACGCCTTTCTGGGAACGGTGTGCGCCCTTGTCCTGAAGCGAATGTTCAAAGATAAACCAGTCGAATTGGAACTGGAAAAATAGGACGGGGAGGTAGGAATACATGACGCTTGCACTTCTAGGGATTACCATACTGTGGATTTTCCTGTATGGCTATCTGATCATTGCTTCCATTGACTTTGGAGCGGGATTTTTTGCTTACTATTCTAGACGCCGCAAGAAGGACCACATCGTGAACGGAATTATTCAGCGCTATTTGTCTCCTGTCTGGGAAGTTACAAATGTGTTTTTAATCTTCTTTATTGTGGGGATTGTCGGCTTTTTCCCAGACACAGCTTATTATTACGGCACAGCGTTATTAATCCCCGGTAGTTTAGCTTTAGTGTTGTTGTCATTACGTGGTTCTTTCTATGCATTTGCGCATTACGGGGCTAGAGACAGTACATTTTATTATGGAATTTATGGGATTACGGGCTTGTTGCTTCCTGCTGCTTTATCTACCGTTCTTGTAGCATCAGAGGGTGGATTTATTGTGGAAGAAGGCAATAAGATCCATCTGTTAATGGGCAAAATGCTGGCAACACCTTACACATATGCTGTTATATTACTTGCTTTAGTCAGCGTATTATTTATTAGTGCAACCTTTTTGACCTTTTATGCTAACAAAGCAGGTGACAAGGGCGCGACCAAGATGTTGCACTCTTATGCAATGATCTGGTCTCTTCCAACTATAATTGCTAGCTTGCTTGTGTTTTGGACCATTCAGATTCATAACCCAGAGCATTATGCCAAAATGTTGGAAAACGGCTGGTTTTTCGTCGTATCTTTTATTTGGTTTATGATAGCCACCTTTTTATTGTATAAACGACGCGCGTATGGTTGGGCGTTTATTGCGGTCATGCTACAGTTTTTCTTTGCTTTCTTCGGATATGGTAAAGCGCATTTACCTTACTTGTTGTATCCCTACATCACAATCACTGATAGTATTAACAGTCCAGAGATGGGGAAAGCACTGGTCATTGGATTCATAGCAGGGCTGTGTTTATTAGTTCCTTCGCTTATTTTGTTGATGAGGCTCTTCTTATTTGACGCTAAATACGTCAAAGGGGACAAGAAAAACCAGTAATTTGTTAACAATTTTTGACAAGAGAAGTACTCCAGCAGTTTGGGGCTGCTTCTCTTTTTTTTCTATAGGGGACATATGATATATTTGAATTATCGTAAAATGAGGAGGATATTATTGATGAGTAATATCGTGAGGGAAATTACACCTGAAGAGGTGTTGACGAAAGTAAAGGAGAAGGCTGCTATTCAAATTATTGATGTGAGAGAACCAGAAGAGTGGGTAGCAGGTCATATTGCAGAAGCGATCTTAATTCCCTTAAATGATGTACCAGCTTCTCTGGACCGATTTGATACTTCCAAAGAAATCATCATGGTATGCCGAAGTGGAGCAAGAAGCTACCATGCTTGTGAATTTTTAAAGCATAATGGAATTGAAGCAGTCAATATGGAAGGCGGCATGCTGGCTTGGCCAGGAGAGATTGCTCGCTAAAGTAAAGTGGGGGAGTAACATGCCGAAACAACAGATGAAATGGTTGGGCTGGCTTGGAGCAATGTTTCTGTTACTCGTCGTAACCGGTTGTGGTGGCAGCGATAATAAGGAAGGCACTATCGAATTGCAAGCCACCCAAGATGGTTATCAGGCGAAGCTGGAAATAAAGCCGGGAATAGCTGGAATTAATACGTACACAGTCACGATTACCAATGACAAAGCGCAAGCGGAATCAGGGCAAGGAGCTGTCTTGCATTTTGAGATGCCTAGCATGGATACTCATGGTAAAAGTGAAAAGGAGTTAAAGAAGCAAAAGGAAACACATTGGCAAGAATCCGGCCCTCATATTATGATGCCTGGCGAATGGCAGAGCACGCTGGAATGGAAAGATGATCAAGGCAAAGTGCACACGTTTCTATACAACTACGAGATAAAAGAGTAGGGGGATAAAAATGGAGGATGTAACAGCAGGGAGCCTCTATCGAAAGTGGTTGCCCATCTTTGGAGTTATTATTATTCTGATCGCTGTAGGCAGTGTTTTGTACAAGAGCTATTTTTCTACGGCTGATATGCCAATTATTAAGAAAGTTCAAGATTTTACGTTGGAGCGTATGGACGGGCAGAATGTCAAACTTTCTGATTCCAATGGTAAAGTCCGCCTCGTCTCATTCATTTTTTTACGTTGTCCCGACGTATGTCCGCTTACCACGCAACATATGGTGGATTTACAGAATAAATTAAAAGAAGATGGGATGTATGGAAAAGACATAGAGTTTATTTCGGTCACATTTGATTATGAGAACGATACTCCAGAAGCATTACAGAAATATGCGAAAGCAGTTCAAGCTGATCCAAGCGGCTGGCAATTCCTACGTGGACCAGATGACATTATGAAGCCTATATTGAACGATTTCTGGATCGGGGCAGAGAAGCAAAAAGACGGCTTATATGTACATACCATGAAGACATTCCTGTTAGACAAAAATCAAAATATTCGTCAGATATATGGTATGGCGGATGATATGGATAAAGAAAAGATTTTGCGAGAAATGAAAAAACTAGTCAGAGAGTAAGAGATTCAATAGCTGTTGAAGTAGTCAATTCCTTGAAAATAGCTAGAAAAGAATGTGAAAGCTGCCAAGAGTATATGGCAGCTTTTTTCTTACCCAAAAAGCGCTTCCTTCAAACCCACCTACATAAAACCTTAACAATCCTTAACACTCCTTTTACGTTACGTTCATCCTAGCTTTAAGCTAGGGAGGTAGGATGAGAGTGTAAAAGAAATCAAATGATTGAAGGCGACGAGGGGGATTTCCTTTGAAAAAGATTTCATCCATTCTTATGGCAGGTATGCTATCTGTAGGTTTACTTTTAACTGGCTGCGGAGCGGGAGGCACTTCTAATGCGACAGCACCGGCTACACCAGCACCAGCCAAAACAGAAACGAAAACAGATACAAATACAGCCAGCAGCGGTTCTATCACAGCTGTAGGGTCCACAGCAATGCAGCCGTTAGTAGAGCAAGCAGCTAAGAAATTTATGGAGAAAAATCAGCAAGTGCAAATTCAAGTGCAAGGTGGAGGTAGTGGTACGGGTTTGAGCCAGGTGGCCAATGGTGCATCTACTATCGGAAACTCTGATATTTTTGCGGAAGAAAAGAAAGGAATTCCTGCTGACCAATTGGTAGATCACAAAATTGCTGTAGTAGGTATGGCAGCCGTGACTCATCCTAAGGCGGGTGTAGATAATCTAACAAAGCAACAATTAATTGATATCTTTACAGGCAAAGTAACGAACTGGAAAGAAGTCGGTGGAGCGGATCAAAAGGTTACATTGGTCAACCGCCCGAAAAACTCTGGTACTCGTGCTACTTTCGTACAATATGCTTTGGATGGTGCAGAGGAAGCTGAAGGTATCACAGAGGATTCTTCCGGTACAGTTCGCAAAATTATTGCTGAAACACCTGGGGCAATCGGATACCTTGGTACTTCATATCTAAATGACACTGTTAAAGCAGTAAAACTAGATGGTGTAGAAGCTACAACAGAAAACATCGTAACGAATAAATATAAAGTGTGGGCTTATCAGCACATGTATACAAAAGGTGAGCCAACTGGTGCGCAAAAAGAGTTCTTGGAATTCATGGCAAGTGACGAAGTACAAACAGGAATCGTACAAGAATTGAAATACATCCCAGCCTCTGCCATGAAGGTGGAAAGAACAGCTAAGGGTGAGATTACACAAAAATAGAGAAACGTGTAGCTCAGAAAAAGGTTAACTAATTAAAGGGGGAGCGTTTAGTGAGCGCTGAGCAAAGAACAACACTGTTACAGCAGGGAACACCAGTAAGAGCGGGGCAAATGAGAAACTCCGCTTCTGCCAAAAAACTTTCCGACCGGTTCCACATCAATAAAAAACATGAATGGGAAGAAAAAGCAGGGAAGCTGATTACAGCTGTCTGTGCGGGATTGTTAGGCCTTCTAACGCTCTCCATCCTCTATTTTATTGCTTCGCGTGGCCTCGCTACCTTTATGGTGGACGGGGTTAGCGTGTCGCAATTTTTTACCGGTACAAAATGGGACCCGGAAGCAGAGCCAGGTCAATTTGGAGCAGTAGCCTTTATACTAGGTTCCTTTGGAGTTACATTGATTGCAACAATGATTGCAGCCCCTTTAGGTATTGGAGCAGCTGTGTATATGACTGAGATTGCTCCCAAGTTTGGTCAAAAGGTATTGAAGCCAGTTATGGAGTTGTTAGTTGGAATTCCATCGGTTGTATACGGATATGTAGGTCTTACCTTGCTTGTTCCGTTTCTTCGCAGTCAATTTGATATTTTAGGATTTAGCTTACTTGCAGGGGGAATTGTTCTAGCAATTATGATCCTGCCCACTGTGACCAGTGTTGCCGCTGATGCAATCGCCACTGTGCCACAGGAATTACGCAATGCCTCGCTAGCGCTAGGTGCTACTCGTTGGCAAACGATTCGCCATGTTGTGCTATATACAGCACGTTCTGGTTGTCTGACAGGTGTTGTTCTTGGTATGGCTCGGGCCTTCGGTGAGGCGTTAGCTGTCCAAATGGTTATCGGAAATACGATGAAGCTACCTGGAGGTTTATTCGATCCGTCGATTACTCTGACAAGTGGTATCACATTAAATATGGGAAATACGATCCCAGGTACTCCCTACCATAATGCGCTTTGGTCCATGTGCTTGGTTCTGTTGGCTATGTCCCTATTGTTTATCTTGGTGGTTCGCTTAATCGGTAGAAAGAAGGGGGCAAAATAATGACTAACAAGCAAAAGGATAAAATTGCCACCTTTCTACTAACTGGAATTGCTGTTCTCTTAATTGCTATGTTGATTGGTCTTTTAGGTTTTGTGATCAGCAAAGGGGCAGCAAAATTAAATTGGAATTTTATCACATCCCCGCCTGACATGTTAAACGCAGGTGGAGGAATTGGTCCACAGCTATTTAACTCCCTATATTTATTGGTTTTAACTATGTGCTTCGCTGTTCCTATTGGGCTTGGCGCAGGAATTTACTTGGCTGAATACGCACCTGATCGAAAGTGGGTGCAAATGATTCGTATGTCTATTGAGGTACTTTCTTCCCTGCCGTCCATTGTTGTAGGTATGTTTGGACTGTTGCTTTTTGTTAGTATGACAGGCTGGGGATATTCATTGATCTCTGGTGCGATGGCTCTGACTGTATTTAATCTACCGTTAATCGTCCGTATTACAGAGGATGCCTTGCGTTCTGTCCCACAAGACCAGAAGGAAGCCAGCTATGCATTAGGTGTAACGAAATGGAAAACAATTGTTTCGGTCCTATTACCTGCTGCATTGCCTGGCTTGATTACAGGATTTGTACTTGCTTCTGGGCGCGTATTTGGAGAAGCGGCGGCGTTACTGTTTACAGCGGGTATGACCTCCCCTGATATACAATTCAATAACTTTGACCTAAGTAGCCCTTCTTCTCCATGGAACGTATTCCGTCCAGCAGAGTCTTTGGCTGTGCACATCTGGAAAATTAATGCGGAAGGTCTCGTTGCAGATGCACGGGAAATTGCGGATGGAGCGGCAGCTATTCTAGTGATCGCAGTTCTACTGTTTAATGGTGGGGCACGTTGGTTTGGCCGTTGGTTGCATAAACGTTTAACCAAAATTGCCGCGTAAGGAAGAGGGGAATCAATATGCCAATAACAATCGCCCAGAAAACAGCTATTATTGAAGCAGAGAGCTTGTCCGTGTTTTATGGTGATAAACATGCTGTAAAAAATATTAACATCCAAATGGAGCGCAATACAGTAACGGCGCTGATCGGTCCGTCGGGTTGTGGGAAATCTAGCTTTTTACGCACGATTAACCGAATGAACGAAGAGATTAGAGGTTGTCGTGTGACAGGGAGACTTTTGCTAGATGGAGCGGATATTTATGGTTCTTCAGTAAAAAAGGAGGGACTTCGTCAATCGGTGGGAATGCTGTTCCAACGTGCGAATCCCTTCCAAAAATCCATCTATGAAAATATTGCATTTGCACCACGATTTCACGGGACGTCAAATAAGGCCGAATTGAACTATATAGTGGAAGAAAGCTTACGAAAGGCTGCACTATGGGATGAAGTGAAGGATCGGTTGAATGATTCCGCCCTAGCTCTGTCTGGTGGTCAGCAGCAACGTCTATGCTTAGCACGAGCAATCGCAATGAAGCCGGGAGTTCTGCTCTTAGATGAGCCGTGTTCAGCGTTAGACCCAATTTCTACTTCGAAGATTGAAGAGCTCATCATCCAGTTGAAACACGATTATACGATTGTCATTGTGACTCATAATATGCATCAGGCTGTACGAGTAGCAGATGAGACGGCTTTCTTTCTCATGGGAGAGCTAGTGGAGAAAGCTTCAACTAACAATTTATTCAATGATCCGAAGCGAGCAGAAACGGCCGATTATCTTAGTGGCCGTTTTGGTTAAAATAAAGTAATACAAAAGCAAAAACCAGCATGGCTTTTAGTCCTTGCTGGTTTTTTTATATAACAGGAAAGCATAACGATATATGGTGGTTGTAAGGGTACAAATCCGCTTTTTTTGTGATTAGGCATGACAATGGCCTGTTTTTTACGGATTCTTTCTTTTTTTAGTCTGTTTTATAGACGAAATGAGTATACTAATTTTTTAGTGGAAGGAAAGTGAAAGT
This is a stretch of genomic DNA from Brevibacillus laterosporus DSM 25. It encodes these proteins:
- a CDS encoding SCO family protein, whose amino-acid sequence is MEDVTAGSLYRKWLPIFGVIIILIAVGSVLYKSYFSTADMPIIKKVQDFTLERMDGQNVKLSDSNGKVRLVSFIFLRCPDVCPLTTQHMVDLQNKLKEDGMYGKDIEFISVTFDYENDTPEALQKYAKAVQADPSGWQFLRGPDDIMKPILNDFWIGAEKQKDGLYVHTMKTFLLDKNQNIRQIYGMADDMDKEKILREMKKLVRE
- a CDS encoding apolipoprotein A1/A4/E family protein, with the translated sequence MKRLKKVKSKIVIGVLAVGLIGSLGTAFAAVDVGGQLKNWYDKQFAASASSITKEAVNYGNEKKAITEGEINKLKNQVADRVKQAGSEEANRAVASVTAAKNDYLNALRGKTNEIKGNMQNQYNQKVEGLKQEINKAANHTKVNSIVDLTNKVNHAGEAGKQEVRTNVTSAQDKAKQELTSAINDAKNTINGLIREKEASSKEETKRFIDEKVAEIQKVVDESAKLLEKQVKDAIKDTGAKAEKDAKNSLDQLVADQFK
- a CDS encoding cytochrome ubiquinol oxidase subunit I; amino-acid sequence: MDLDSTMLARILTSVTLGFHIIFASMGVGIPLVISIAEFIGIRKKDKAYLLMARRWTRGFTVTVAVGVVTGTCIGLQLSLLWPSFMKLAGEVIALPLFLETFMFFFEAIFLGIYIYTWDRFKNPYLHWLISIPVIIGSTGSAFFIMTVNAFMNTPQGFTLVDGVLRDIQPMVAMFNPATPSKVGHMVFAAYATSAYVMAAIAALSMLKGKTHSYHKKALNLSLTLAFIFSMGTAVWGDIAGKFLAEYQPAKLAAAEWHFETTDKAEFVFGGVLDKEKQEVKYAIKVPYALSILATNSPNGVVVGLNDIPRDEWPPLFIHYLFDSMATIGGYMALVPVLYFLIVKVRKRVPPKWILWASALGAPLGFLAIEFGWMFAEIGRQPWILNGYLRTMHAATTANNVGEMLILFCLLYAFLGTVCALVLKRMFKDKPVELELEK
- the lepB gene encoding signal peptidase I, whose translation is MEMIKLKTKENDATPNQPKKSFQSELFSWLRFFLVLAVGYFLMINSIGLTRVVGHSMDPTMQDGSIVLLNKIPTHFAKPAFGDVVVIHEEAKGYEIIKRIIGLPGDTVKIEKGVVYVNDSPLPELYTQGVSEDIALLTISQDHMFVLGDNRTLGESMDSRDPSIGQIPITDIKGYVSLSLFPFYQVAKPLEL
- the pstC gene encoding phosphate ABC transporter permease subunit PstC codes for the protein MSAEQRTTLLQQGTPVRAGQMRNSASAKKLSDRFHINKKHEWEEKAGKLITAVCAGLLGLLTLSILYFIASRGLATFMVDGVSVSQFFTGTKWDPEAEPGQFGAVAFILGSFGVTLIATMIAAPLGIGAAVYMTEIAPKFGQKVLKPVMELLVGIPSVVYGYVGLTLLVPFLRSQFDILGFSLLAGGIVLAIMILPTVTSVAADAIATVPQELRNASLALGATRWQTIRHVVLYTARSGCLTGVVLGMARAFGEALAVQMVIGNTMKLPGGLFDPSITLTSGITLNMGNTIPGTPYHNALWSMCLVLLAMSLLFILVVRLIGRKKGAK
- a CDS encoding phosphate ABC transporter substrate-binding protein, which gives rise to MKKISSILMAGMLSVGLLLTGCGAGGTSNATAPATPAPAKTETKTDTNTASSGSITAVGSTAMQPLVEQAAKKFMEKNQQVQIQVQGGGSGTGLSQVANGASTIGNSDIFAEEKKGIPADQLVDHKIAVVGMAAVTHPKAGVDNLTKQQLIDIFTGKVTNWKEVGGADQKVTLVNRPKNSGTRATFVQYALDGAEEAEGITEDSSGTVRKIIAETPGAIGYLGTSYLNDTVKAVKLDGVEATTENIVTNKYKVWAYQHMYTKGEPTGAQKEFLEFMASDEVQTGIVQELKYIPASAMKVERTAKGEITQK
- a CDS encoding rhodanese-like domain-containing protein, whose amino-acid sequence is MSNIVREITPEEVLTKVKEKAAIQIIDVREPEEWVAGHIAEAILIPLNDVPASLDRFDTSKEIIMVCRSGARSYHACEFLKHNGIEAVNMEGGMLAWPGEIAR
- a CDS encoding IS3 family transposase (programmed frameshift); this translates as MGTRVSYPEEVKWQVVKMKQEGYTNKQIMDELGIKDKSQIKTWMKWFRNGETYRFAQQVGKQYMYGKYGQDQLDEIATKDLRIRQLELQIEVLKKVSGISKEVKKSSLIDVVESFKDRFTITEILKLFAVPRATYYRWKAKFQNTSTELEYLIEQLCLKYHYRFGHRKITALLGRIYNKKVNRKTVQRVMQRKNLQCRVKVKRKTFSSGESKMIVSNKLNREFIALKPNEKWVTDITYLPYGQSMLYLSSIMDLYNNEIIAYRISDRQDVSLVLETLEQATKTRDARGVLLHSDQGSVYTSYAFQNKAKENSITTSMSRKGNCHDNAVIESFHSSLKSEEFASPKREFLTNLMVLQKVENYICFYNQERIQEKLNYLSPYEYGKQVA
- a CDS encoding cytochrome d ubiquinol oxidase subunit II; translated protein: MTLALLGITILWIFLYGYLIIASIDFGAGFFAYYSRRRKKDHIVNGIIQRYLSPVWEVTNVFLIFFIVGIVGFFPDTAYYYGTALLIPGSLALVLLSLRGSFYAFAHYGARDSTFYYGIYGITGLLLPAALSTVLVASEGGFIVEEGNKIHLLMGKMLATPYTYAVILLALVSVLFISATFLTFYANKAGDKGATKMLHSYAMIWSLPTIIASLLVFWTIQIHNPEHYAKMLENGWFFVVSFIWFMIATFLLYKRRAYGWAFIAVMLQFFFAFFGYGKAHLPYLLYPYITITDSINSPEMGKALVIGFIAGLCLLVPSLILLMRLFLFDAKYVKGDKKNQ